The following is a genomic window from Rutidosis leptorrhynchoides isolate AG116_Rl617_1_P2 chromosome 8, CSIRO_AGI_Rlap_v1, whole genome shotgun sequence.
gggacacgtatacaaggttttgacatatcatatcgacgcaactatatatattatttggaataaccatagacactctatatgcagtaatactgaagttagctatacagggtggaggttgattctacaataatatatatagtttgagttgtgatcgagtctgaggcatGTGCACGGGTCACgacaagtattaattaattcgaatattatatattaagctatatatgaattattggactgttaactgtgaactatcaactgtggactgcttacattggacaattaaaatgaattaaaatattgattataacatatgaaactaaacaattcttcaagtttgccacttgatttcatcttaaacctcatttgtatcttgatgattacaatctgcgttcaaacctttcatgattcttgaaaacatctcaatcaagaggatgaactaaccgcacttcatctatggaagaaaagattgatgcatatagttatgcacctgaaaaactctcggaagctgagtaaaagtttaacacatagctgtgctaattcctttagtgttattattacccaaaataaccttgtagttctttttcaaaatagccaattttatcacagctccagcaagacaacttcgacttttcattcaaaacaaccttattataaccttgatatatatgcgtgctcatttattgttaccagagaaccttttatattccatcatactaccatcagcgtttaatcatctaaaaccacaattctcctaaaaacacatcggattgataaccgacgattcagatatggctacattaaatgcagacgaaacagtaaattTATAGATGGCCTGAATGGCCaagggtttgatgataaagaatggagtgttgggaacgctcgatagaaaatttggtactaaaaaacggattgagctaaccatgaaggaaaccaaggacaaatacaaggaacaaatcctatattcaaagaatccaggtaacgctggatccaatgaagtcttcaacgaatatcttgctccttattcatGTTAAaaacttgcggaaaatctttcttcatcaacctttgaacttagaaattccaaaatatcatcataaatatcttcaatatttctgaggatattttaataaatatccttgtccgaaattatctatctcttcgtgttttctgtattccattatattgaaaacttctgtaaaatctaagtataaattatgaatgaattgtggagaagtgttgggaattgaagcatgggttagtataatataatgacgcttggccaacgtgattatattgcagtaagtcatgctgagtttcttatgggacgtgatgattcacagtagatcataccatcatcatgtgccatgtgacataactctttcattctaattaatctctgatcatatcaagaaaaatatattcttgatagttctatcctcagtgattctagtaatttgacaaaacaaatcgtgctaatacattcatttctgcttagaatactataatcattcgaaactccatacttatgaactatgaaccattactcgctttactagaggtcgggaagagaaaacaagggcatggagcttcgaaatataagagaaaatataaagcacaataacaacatggaggttacaaaccgtggatattaacacgaatagcaatataaagatacgacataattaagaatagtatcaccccaaggtaatagttgaagtaaacagattcttctggtggaagattaaaaagaaggatgacagaaatgttaattaggaaaatatcaaggattagaactgggtgaagcattttcacaatcttttagaagtaagaagtaagaacgaaagtataggaatgatgaaaataatggaacggaagaagtacaTTTATAGTGGAaacaccagacaaagcaatcgagatagatgatcacatttaattgaagagatcctaatttccttaaatctctaagAATCGGATctcatagatttcaaagattttcttttgaatcccttgaattccggaattcaaatcaAACTAcgccaaaagttatgacgaaacttattttcctcattccattattttgtgatagcttcacttgtactcttcacataaatgaattgttttatctatattactcaacgatgatagaactctaattttcagctcatattcatcatgaaagtatttttatggttaaccatgacgaccttactcaaatttcgggacgaaatttctttaacgggtaggtactgtgacgacccaaaaatttccgactaaatttaaacctaatctttatctgattttgatacgataagcaaagtaagtATTatcgagtcttgaaaattttggaactacattcatatattcatttaccctacaactattctcgacgattcacgaacaattgttataaataaaatatgtatatatatgtaaatatgtaaatataaataatagtatatgtaataacttaagataataaaatacaattcaATCATTTGAACTGAATTGAATATTCaaagtaatacataaaataattaagttactattaacaGGAATACATACACATATATTGTAATATAATAAATATTCAGGATGTATTATCATAGAATATATTATCCATATGAGataaataacaacatataatagtaatatattgaatttaattacaagtttaaacataattgttatataataaacttcattattattaatattaatattaatatctgtaataGTAATATTACAATAtctgatataaaatatatagatatgaaattagtaTATGTATAACTTGTATATCTAAATTATCACCTGTAGTAGTAGTATATAGTATTATATTAAGTTACAAGCTTGAgtaaattgatatattaatattaatatcattactttcattatatttttttatattaatattaatatttgtattagtaatattattattattattttattattatcatttattattattaatattaggattcttattaatataaatggtaataatattattattattagtacattaaTAGTTAGTAATATTAACTAGATGTAAATTGTATATAATCACAGATATATATAAAGACATACACATATGTAAAATActgaattatatatataatcagacatagataatataatatatatatatatatatatatatatatatatatatatatatatatatatatatatatatatatatatatatatatatatatatacgagcatATACAAACACACACAGTAGGTAATCTGTTTCACATCGTTCTCATCTATTGTAAATTGATTTGCAAATCTTCAAATAAGTACCAATCATGCTCCAATCCAAAGAAAACGTCCAAAGATCTGTCATACCTTGTAacccacttttatttttttattcatctATCTGTCCTTGGGAATATTTCTCTGTCGACCAGCAATTACCATAAAacaatagaagttatatgtgttttGAACAacatcatttaaattattattaccattatcaatatcaattacaaTCAAAATCATTTTCTTTCATATGATGAATTAAACATAAACCAGAGATATTAAGatagatatacatatattacttacaccTAAATAAAAACCTACATCGGGTATCACCAAACACACCACTTCACTTCACTACCTTTGTATCATCGATTGCTTCATCCTCTCGGCCAAAACCCACTATCAACACATGAAACCGTTTCCATTTCTATCATTTCCTTTGGTCAACATAAACCGCCACTTTCGAAACTCTTGTCATTTGTTTTATATCATCACCATCGTATCATCTAAACTCACATTTACTAATTTCTTCAACCCGATAAACCAAAAAATAAAACAACCCTAGACACCACCATGTTCACCACCTTACAATCATGGAACCACTTTGAAAACGTTATCATTTATCATGAAACCACTTTGAAAATGTTATCATTTATCAAACTGCTGCAACTTCTATCTTGCTTATGGAATCGGCCAAACCATTACCATTATACGGTTAACTGTTTGATCGAGACCAACAAACAACCATTTAAAAACTAACCTTCCACCACAACCCTTGAATATCATCACCAAGCTCGAACCACTCTTAAGCTATTGTTGCTGCAGCCCCTATTTAAGATTCTTCTGTTCGAGTACCACAACAACCATCTAAACCCGTTAACCACCTTCAACTCTTTCTCACGTTCCTCTCTTCCTTTTCTCTCTTCTATTCTTGAGCAAAGAACCTCCATGAAAACCGGtaactaataatgatactttaatgATATAATGATGAAAGATGACAAGGATAAGttgattaataattttttttttctatttcgatTAATAAACCCCCACATGATATATATTTATAGTGCTATCTTCGATAGTGGAACAAGAGGGAATCCATGGTCGACAAGTATAACAATTGAAAAACCCCACTTATTTCTTTTTTTCACGTGATAAACCTTTTGATACAGCTCCTTGTTCTCGACAACTATCATTTAATAAGGGATAGTGGATGATGAAGTGATCATGATGGAATCATGATGATTGCAGTCGTATTATTTTGTGTATGTGTCATTCAAACCCTTGTGACCAGATCAATAAGTTCACGTATTTTTCTGTTGGGGTTTATCTTCTTCTTGGGCCGAAAACTTGTTCACTGTTGGGCCACCAGTTTCTGATTTAATAATTGGGCTGTTTCTCTATTTTTTTTATTGAGCCCAAGAGCCAGATTATGATTTCTGTTGAGCTACTGCCATATTACGTCCCTATTTAAATCACTGAACAAGCTGTAAAGGTGATAGAAGGATAcgagtatgatgatgatggtgggatGCCACGATGAGAATAATAAGTgaatattgatgatgatgttaaGCTGGACGATGTTGAGTTATTATTGATGCGAGTAAAGATGACGATTTAatgaaaatgattatgattatgatcttaTGATTTTAATCTTGATGAAAGATATGAAGATGATGGTGATCGTTATGAAGTAACGGGTTTAAAGATGATGTTTACAATTAGGATGATGGTTAGTGATAATGGTATTATGATTAGAAATTGATGACGATGTTAATTGGTAAAAGGTGATGATATAGATTTATGTTAAGAATATGAAACAGAAAATGTTGGGGTTAAATAGATAAAGAATTCGAGTTAATCAAAAACGAACAGACAGATGGATGGATTAAGGGTATGAGCACGAAACGAGAGATCATGGGTTCGATCCCTGTCTGGGGCAATTtgttttttttggaaaagcttttgaggtagttaagttatatttgttattattaattatatttgttattgttgttaccattattattattattggttagtGTTATAATGTTTaagataactattattattaataccattaatataattaatattattatcattattattattattagtaatatcattattattattattattattattattattattattatcattattataaacataatacagCTTATCATTTTAGATATATTTAGTAGTGtcattttataaattgttagtattattattgttattagcaacaaaagtattagtaataaaatcattatcattattattgataatatgattattagtatggttataattaaatttattatcaatattaacaaaatagatatttttataattattattattaagaactacgtattattacaaaaaaattaatattttcatgattattattattattattaagttattcattctattaaaaactactaatattatcagtattatgagatttattataaaaactatcatttatatcatctttatagaattattaatactattatcatatttattaatattagtactatcattattattattatcacttgaaatattatcttaaaatactacattaacaaacaaatgatatttgtatataaatatatttaatacatctaacataacaaaatttaatatttttaaatacaaagtaaatatatgaaacatatataatataaaaaaaaagatataactaatatatatatatatatatatatatatatatatatatatatatatatatatatatatatatatatatatatatatatatatatatatatatatatatatttgttcgatcacaaccatgtatattaataaatatacaaatgatataggttcgtgaatccaaggccaaccctacattttgttcaaagttgtcatatgtatttttactacaaaatacagtatggtgagtttcatttgattcccttttactctttacatttttgggactgagaatacatgcgctgtttttataactgctttattaaatgcttttgaaatatattttgaactgcgaatacatgaaatgcttttataaatgtttgacgagatagatacaagcaaaacattcctcgaatgaattattatgcagatagaagttctgcgaattattattgaattatgtggacatgataattgccaccgttgaattatgtggacatgataattgccacctttgaattatgtagacatgataattgccaccaattgatatgaatgttttgtatcgagagaatgattttatacacaggttatgtgtatgttatttttgtgcacgagatatgtgtacggttactaagatttatgaaagatgatttcttacacgagaaaggtgtactgcatttaaaagatatcgcatgtacattacaggtgggtataggattcgggcccatttgtaccatgcaggatttaaattttgtggtctatcaaaatgatgaattttattattttataataaacctatgaactcaccaaccttttggttgacactttaaagaatatttattctcaggtatgaaagaaatctcccgctgtgcattttgctcaatttaaggacattacttggagtcgatcatcgctctgggatcaaatgttgatgacttcgtccagatggattgggacggggcATTTCATTAGGTCTTAACTTACCAAGTTTTTCTGCTCTACTTGCATCATTGTTCCGCAGTACCCATTAGCCTACATCAAAGGACAAAGCACGTACTCTTTTGTTGTAATACTTGGCGATTTGTTGTTTATTATTTGCCTCTCTAATAGCAGCCATTAACCTTCGCTCTTCTATGAAATTCAAATTTTCGCCCAATGCATCATCGtttgcttcttcatcaaagttaGTGACTCTATGCATTGGCACAAGAATTTCAGCGGGTATTACTGCCTCACAGCCATATACTAAACTAAAGTGTGTTTCCCAGGTGCTTTTCTTGGAAGTAGTGCGATGTGCCCACAACACATTGGGCAATTCATCCACCCAACCAGTTCGCTTTTCGCATAACGTCGCGGTTGGTTACTTCACATAAGCCATTAGCCTGTGGATGTGCCACTGATGTAAACTTTTGGACTATATTTAATTCAATGCACCATGTattaaaaggatctttcgctatttgggcaccattatcgctaaccaattcgCGCGGAATACCAAATCTGCAAACAATATACTCCCATACAAAATTACGCACTTGCACTCCAGTGATAGTGCGAATCGCCTTATCTTCAATCCATTTTGTAAAATAGTCAATTGCCACAATTAGGAATTTGACATTGTCGGGACCTGCGAAAATGGtcctacaatgtcaatagcccacttGTGAAATGGCCATGGCGAATTAACATGGATCATATCGTGCTTTGGCATCCGATTCTGCGGAGTATGCCTTTGACAACTTTTGCAACGCTTAACAATCTTTGTAACATCGTGGGATAAGGATGGCTAAAAATAACCCATTCGCATAATTTTCGCCGCAATAGTTTTATAGCCTGAATGCAATGCGCAAGAACTGTTATGCACTTCATCAATTATCATTTCTGCTTCAATTGGGCCAACACACCGCATCATTGGACCGCAATATGACTTACGATATAAAATGTCAATTTTGAATGATGTACATTGGTGCTCGCTCTCTGACTAAACGAGCTTCGTGCTTATCACTTGGAAAAACATCATTGCGGATATATTGCAAaattggttccatccaatttggctgtTCTTCTACAACGGAAGCCACCAATCGTTATCTATTGATTTTCTTGGCAACTCCTCGACCCAaacttgtttttgaaagtgcgaaAACGTTAAAGCGGCCAACTTACTCaaagcatccgccttcttattttgactcCTTGGCACTTGTGCAAGTTCAAAATGCTCAAACCGCACAGCTAATTCTTTCAACAACTGCAAATATTTTTACATTGAGGAATCATGTGCTTCGAAAGAGCCATTAAACTGATTTGCCACTAACTGCGAATCTGTAAATGCTCGCAACTTGGTGATATGCATTTTATGCGTAATATTTAAACCAGCAAGCAACGCTTCATATTCCGTTTCATTATTTGTTACATCAAAATTGAAACGTAATGCGTATATATGCTCCTCACTACTTGGGCTTGCTAACACTAAACCCGCACCAGCGCCTTCTGCACATGAGGCTCCATCAGTAAAGAAATCCCATGTTTAGCCAATCATTGGCTTTAATTCTGTTCTCTCATTAATCTCCTCCAACTCCCCAGTCATttcagcgagataatccgccaAAACTTGGCCCTTTACATCATTGTGCGGAAGGTAAGAAATTTGATAAGCACCTAACTCTACTACCCACAACGCGAGCctaccagatatctctggttttgttaagacttgcttGACCGGCATGTTAGTTAACACATGAactggatgcccttgaaaatacCTTCTTAACCTTCGTGATGTTAATATGAGCGCATATACAAATTTTTCAatgggcgcatagtttatttcgcttCCTGTAAGAGATTTACTGACAAAATACACAGGTTTTTGTATTTTATCCCTTTTCGCAACtaaaactgagccaaaagcttcaTTTGCTACCGATATATAAAGGTAAAGAGTTTCGCCATCAATTGGCGCTGTTAacgtaggcaaagttttcaacaacttCTTCATTTCCTGAAACGCGGTTTCAGCCTCACTTGTCCAaacaaaatttttttattttaagctaccttttaaagttttgaaaaatggtaATTGTCTTTCAGCGGCTTTTGACAAAAAACGCGTTAATGCGGTTAAttttcccgtcaaactttgcacttctatGACCGTCTTAGGCGCAGTCATATTTTCAATAGCCGCAATTTTctattagcttgaataccttgctcagtaacaagatatcccaaaaacttCCCTTCAGTTTCACGAAAACTACActttagcggattaagcttcatgtttattttgAGCAATGTATCAAACGTTTCTCGCATATTAGCAATAATACGCTCTTGTGTTGTGCTTTTAATTACCAAATCATCCATATAAGCCACGAGATTACGCCCAAATTGGCTTTCAAACGCAGTGTGAATTAAGCgctgatatgtcgcacccgcattgattaaaccaaaaggcatcattatataagaAAATACGCCTTTGCCTGTATGGAaagcggttttatctgcgtcttccctagccattgggatttgatgatatcctcTCGCATCCATATAAGCCACgacatttatatggaaaagcatgcaATGATTCCACTTTCAAATCAATTTCTGGAAGTGGATAATTATCCTTAGGGCACGCTTTATTTAAATCCTTGAAATCAATCCACATTCGCCACGAGCCATCGCGCTTTTTCACCAAAACTGGATTTGCAATGCATGATCGATACTGGACTTCGCGTAAGATTCCAGCTGCCACCAATTTCGTTACTTCTTTGCATAGCCATTTAGCGCAATCTGGAGCCATGCCTCTACGCTTCTGTACTACAAGTTTTAAAGCAGGGTTTACATTAAGTCTGTGTTCCGCGATATGACgtggaacaccagtcatatcgttttcgcaccaagcaaaaacatccatgtaTTGCACAAGTAACTGCACAATCTGTTTCTTGGTATCCGCACTAACATTGcatctgatgtgtgcagcggtgtatacgaaatactattatttttattacgaaatacgatacaatttacataagttttatttatttatatagatgggatatacttaaaccttgctataacatttacaggcagtgtacctaatcgtagagtagtgtagtttttagtaagtctggttcattccacagggagctagtgattacgtactatatttttaacaactatatatatatatatatatatatatatatatatatatatatatatatatatatatatacacacacacatataagtgttattattataaaaggggggttttaccgtttaatgaccggtttgtcgattttaaataaagagtaaagataaatgacgataatataaatgacagaatttaaataacaatatttaaaatgacaataaataactgacagtaaataaaagtacgatgagatataaaataaaacaattatgcttatttaaacttccgtaaccatgatgtttgacgttttgattttaatttattaccctgggttaattgtcatttgtcctggattatttgatacatatttggtttttgtccataatagtccatcagtcataattataaaatgctcgtcaaattaaccttattcccgaagttaaatattccaactaattagggattcgaactgtaacaaggttttaatactttgtttaatgattacaccaggttatcgactgcgtgtaatccatggttttattactttgttaacaattacaccaattatccttgtatgtaatccacctctgttttaatgagatatgaatattaatttacccacttgatcagaatgaataatcaattacccatcccaaataattaattaaatgattgtaaaagatgttgtataaacgtcactaaataggacattcgtaatcaatttaataattattagattaactaatttgaagataggttcgacagattccaatgagttctcattcaattagacaataccccccatatattaatagtccatagtccattgttcacaagtgtcggtcttttgtccaaacccaaattatggtacaaaatccaataaccccgtctttaatatttagtctaacatcacgattacttcaatttaaataagcataataataacttagttatgagacattaatttaaaaaggaagaacatagcttacagtggtgattaatcgcgtagcgttacacggacagagttccgacttacaaaaccttaaaacatttcttacaataacccaattattattaaacttaatttaaacttaatattataaatataaatatatattacattgatcAGAGGAATGAAAAGAAAACGATGCGTTTTACATTCGCTGAAAACTTGCCTTTTATAGCACCTGAcccaacttttggggccatgcgatcgcatggcctgggtgtgttaatcccatgcgatcgcatggtgactggTACCAGCTCACTTtcccttgttttctagcttgtcgacatatttattaaaaatatatataatttatataatttatattaattatatatttattatattatattcttgtgcatagttgactcgtaattttaggaccgttgactcgcgcgttgatgctcggtttatgtctcagttctggatttttgaacgtcctttcgtacgcgtagatatcttatactttgcgtttcgcaatttgtaatttgcacaaaaaattattttccttaactcccaaaatccgcgcaaatcttttaactcactttttaggacgcttttgagttcactatggctttaaggacccttttctagttttagtggcactttttcttcaattctttaatcttcgtgcttcgtcttcgcatttatttatttaaacgattacaacttaaaaatagaacaattacaactaaaaatattacatattggaacgatattgcgcctaaatatatgttcatttatagcactatcaaatatccccacacttgagcattgcttgtcctcaagcaatacagaacttgaaataaaatcacacttcactcgaatcactttttttattctcacacttatacatcagtaattttgatacagcggtatacacattgatagtaacaatgtggtttacagtcccatataactatgaaaatttagatcctttaaggaaattggatctttatgaaaacatttgatcttttgaaaattcattctagcttttaccctagataagtgttccggaataacccttcatcggtgtttgcaaaatgtttttgtgggttttgtgggtttcatattttaaaattttagctcaaaacttgcggttttgtgtctcccacttgctaaccttgtattaggaaagcacacgtccagtttacttgctccgtatattacctatcggtaaactaccgtccggttgtaaaggaaagcgatgaacaagcaactgttaaggcaatgtcccgtaacatgcagataattatggtcaataacgtgtcggatgcaattactatcctttgtaggagaaatagtaaagatcaccctataatttttcggtctggcacaaggtcctgtctttgaccatgctatgcagccaccgttcttacggttgacacccgatttggttcaggtgacctaatgtattctggtgaattcttaggattttacgttcaatggtaatgaacgcattg
Proteins encoded in this region:
- the LOC139864170 gene encoding uncharacterized protein, which translates into the protein MRCVGPIEAEMIIDEVHNSSCALHSGYKTIAAKIMRMGPDNVKFLIVAIDYFTKWIEDKAIRTITGVQVRNFVWEYIVCRFGIPRELVSDNGAQIAKDPFNTWCIELNIVQKFTSVAHPQANGLCEVTNRDVMRKANWLVIPAEILVPMHRVTNFDEEANDDALGENLNFIEERRLMAAIREANNKQQIAKYYNKRVRALSFDVG